A region of Cucumis melo cultivar AY chromosome 2, USDA_Cmelo_AY_1.0, whole genome shotgun sequence DNA encodes the following proteins:
- the LOC103487437 gene encoding methyl-CpG-binding domain-containing protein 11-like: MASTLEKQGSKEDVLFLELPAPPGWNKKFLPKLDGITKKNEIIFIAPTGEEIHNKRQLDQYLKSHPGNLASSEFDWGTGETPRRSARISEKAKATPPSPHIERPKKRTRKQALLKKFEDKETVVVPDGFEEAGVHKEDETNVDSEVKEIQVEGKYENRKLEDEKLKAETTPTPAEMAEEGRQSDDDECKKLAKTKQGSEGSEDARKENQNLEGTKGE; the protein is encoded by the exons ATGGCGAGCACACTGGAAAAACAGGGGTCTAAAGAGGATGTTCTGTTCTTGGAATTGCCTGCTCCTCCTGGTTGGAACAAAAAG TTTCTGCCCAAGTTAGATGGAATCACtaagaaaaatgaaatcatCTTCATAGCTCCTACAGGAGAGGAGATCCATAACAAAAGGCAGCTGGATCAGTATTTGAAATCACACCCAGGTAACCTAGCATCTTCTGAGTTTGATTGGGGTACTGGTGAAACACCTAGAAGATCAGCTAGAATTAGTGAGAAGGCAAAGGCAACTCCCCCCTCACCTCATATTGAACGGCCTAAGAAACGAACACGAAAACAAGCTCTTTTGAAGAAGTTTGAGGATAAAGAGACGGTTGTTGTCCCAGACGGTTTTGAggaggcaggagttcataaGGAAGATGAGACCAATGTCGATAGCGAGGTGAAAGAAATACAAGTGGAGGGAAAGTATGAAAATAGAAAACTAGAAGATGAGAAGCTGAAAGCTGAAACCACCCCCACCCCTGCTGAAATGGCTGAAGAGGGGCGGCAAAGTGATGATGACGAATGCAAGAAGCTTGCTAAAACGAAGCAGGGAAGTGAGGGTTCTGAAGAtgcaagaaaagaaaatcaaaatttggAAGGAACAAAAGGGGAATAG